A single window of Crassostrea angulata isolate pt1a10 chromosome 8, ASM2561291v2, whole genome shotgun sequence DNA harbors:
- the LOC128161697 gene encoding tripartite motif-containing protein 45-like — protein MACDCSTTWVSIPEQCDLCDEPTFCRCSECQIKLCRSCSKEHHSQESTHNIAPYLTDKGEIKSTSVSCRIHFDKMCELFCQDCEAPVCQECITTGQHNYHELKNTQDLLHEKKKTIERDTKEMENVLETELINIRKRLGVLVSTSSSKYEDLEEIVVQHGKKWHDAVEKVIETYVSEIQQMKTGEKDTLRQLTMEIVNLIYNTERSVKLNKEMLKVFEAEKILKYKTKADDIRSKIPEINVPNPSFTEFEVAESKIVHENFGVLKTKVMSIDDDRRNSRELHVVQTFLEHSFPKLMEKMTLLSSIETALSAVYSLSCMENGELWVHGTDNSIMRIDRNHRKLERIKTMSFDGNVGITLKQEGELVYTDFEDRSVNILKKSQTHAVIRLSGWKPRDVCATLEGDLLVSMSSDDEKTAKIVKYRNTKALKEYHHDLRGRPLFPTGDTALHVTENRNWDVCVAVSSAQVVIVLNGLGAVRFKYSDKSGKKEFRPMGLATDGQCHILVTDYFNSRVHVLDKDGELLRNIEGHGIYLPLSVSVCNYDTIYIGDSTGKIKQIQHLK, from the coding sequence ATGGCATGTGATTGTTCAACTACTTGGGTTAGTATTCCAGAGCAATGTGATTTGTGCGATGAACCCACTTTTTGCCGGTGCAGTGAATGTCAAATCAAATTGTGCAGGTCTTGCTCAAAAGAACACCATTCTCAGGAGTCAACGCACAATATTGCACCCTATTTGACCGATAAAGGTGAAATTAAAAGTACTTCCGTTTCCTGCAGAATTCACTTCGACAAAATGTGTGAGCTTTTTTGTCAAGACTGTGAGGCTCCCGTTTGTCAAGAGTGTATTACAACCGGCCAACACAACTACCACGAGCTGAAAAATACTCAAGACTTACTGCatgaaaagaagaaaacaaTAGAACGGGACACAAAGGAAATGGAAAATGTTCTTGAAACCGAACTGATAAACATTCGAAAACGCCTTGGAGTGCTTGTTTCAACCAGTTCGtcaaaatatgaagatttagaAGAGATTGTAGTCCAACATGGTAAAAAATGGCACGACGCCGTTGAAAAGGTCATAGAAACGTACGTCTCTGAAATCCAACAGATGAAAACTGGAGAAAAAGATACCCTGCGTCAGTTAACAATGGAAATAGTTAATCTAATATACAACACAGAGAGAAGTGtgaaattaaacaaagaaatgttAAAAGTATTCGAAGCCGAGAAAATTCTGAAGTACAAAACTAAAGCTGATGATATTCGAAGTAAAATTCCTGAAATCAATGTTCCAAACCCTTCGTTTACTGAATTTGAAGTCGCTGAAAGCAAAATAgtgcatgaaaattttggagTTTTAAAAACTAAGGTGATGTCTATTGATGACGACAGAAGAAACTCTAGAGAACTACATGTAGTGCAAACATTCTTAGAGCACTCATTTCCTAAACTTATGGAAAAAATGACCCTGTTAAGTTCCATTGAAACTGCCCTAAGCGCAGTTTATTCATTGTCATGCATGGAAAACGGCGAGTTGTGGGTCCATGGAACAGACAATTCGATTATGCGAATAGACAGGAATCACAGGAAATTAGAAAGAATCAAAACAATGTCTTTTGATGGAAACGTTGGGATAACGTTGAAACAAGAGGGAGAACTTGTATACACGGATTTTGAAGACAGAAGCGTGAACATCTTGAAGAAGTCACAGACTCATGCAGTTATAAGATTGTCAGGATGGAAACCAAGGGACGTTTGTGCGACATTGGAAGGGGATTTGCTGGTCAGTATGAGCAGTGATGACGAGAAAACAGCAAAAATTGTAAAGTACAGAAACACAAAAGCCTTGAAAGAGTACCATCATGATCTCAGAGGTCGGCCATTGTTTCCCACGGGAGACACAGCTCTTCACGTGACAGAGAACAGGAACTGGGACGTCTGCGTGGCGGTAAGCTCTGCGCAAGTGGTCATCGTGTTAAACGGATTAGGGGCCGTCAGGTTCAAATACAGCGACAAGTCTGGAAAAAAAGAGTTTCGTCCAATGGGCTTAGCGACCGATGGCCAGTGTCATATTCTGGTGACCGATTATTTCAACAGTCGCGTGCACGTATTAGATAAGGATGGAGAACTGTTACGTAACATCGAAGGACACGGCATTTATCTGCCCCTAAGTGTGTCTGTCTGCAATTACGATACCATATACATCGGTGACAGCACGGGCAAAATTAAGCAGATACAGCACTTGAAATGA
- the LOC128157661 gene encoding E3 ubiquitin-protein ligase TRIM71-like, which produces MASEGPTILIYVQEQCDLCDEPILFQCGECRIKLCSSCANEHQLHESKHDIKPYVSDKSKLKSISVLCKIHVDWMCGLYCQDCEVPVCEQCITTGHHGYHDLKNTQDLLQEKRTIINLDTKEMENILETQLVNIQKRLDVLACTSPSKYEDLEEAVLQHGKKWHDAVEKVVKTFVSEIQRMKNGEKDILNKLTQDIVNLICNTENNMKLNKEMIEAFEAEKILGYKTKSEGIRSKIPEINVPNPSFTEFEVTESKIVHENFGVLKTKVMSIDDERRKSREMVQTYVDQPTVPKLVEKLTQLRTIETGLSAVYSLSCMENSELWVHGTDNSIVRIDRRNKKLERIKTMSFDGNVGITLNGEGELVYTDFEDRSVNILKKSQTHAVIRLSGWKPRDVCVTMEGDLLVSMSSDDEHRARVVKYRGTKSVQEYHHDLKGRPLLPAGDTALHVTENKNWDVCVAVTSAQVVVVLNGLGAVRFKYSDKSGKKEFRPMGLATDSQCHILVTDYFNSRVQVIDKNGKLLRNIEGHGIYLPLSVCVCNYDTIYIGDSTGKIKQIQHLK; this is translated from the coding sequence aTGGCTTCTGAGGGCCCTACTattttgatatatgtacaagaGCAGTGCGATTTGTGTGACGAACCAATCCTCTTCCAATGCGGCGAATGTCGAATCAAATTGTGCAGTTCTTGTGCAAACGAACACCAGTTACATGAGTCGAAACACGACATCAAACCTTATGTGAGCGATAAAAGTAAACTTAAAAGCATTTCCGTCCTCTGCAAAATCCATGTGGACTGGATGTGTGGGTTATATTGCCAAGACTGCGAGGTTCCGGTTTGTGAACAATGCATCACAACTGGTCACCATGGCTACCACGATCTGAAGAATACTCAAGATCTACTTCAAGAAAAAAGAACAATTATCAATCTTGACACGaaagaaatggaaaatattCTAGAAACTCAACTGGTAAATATTCAGAAACGCCTGGATGTCCTTGCTTGTACAAGTCCATCCAAATATGAAGATCTAGAAGAGGCTGTCCTTCAACATGGTAAGAAATGGCATGATGCCGTtgaaaaagttgtgaaaacGTTTGTTTCTGAGATTCAAAGAATGAAAAACGGAGAAAAAGATATCCTGAATAAGTTAACACAAGACATAGTGAATCTCATTTGCAACACCGAAAACAATATGAAGTTGAACAAAGAAATGATTGAAGCATTTGAAGCCGAGAAAATTCTGGGttacaaaacaaaatctgaagGTATTCGAAGTAAAATACCTGAAATCAATGTTCCAAACCCTTCATTTACTGAATTTGAAGTCACTGAAAGCAAAATAgtgcatgaaaattttggagTTTTAAAAACTAAGGTGATGTCCATTGATGACGAAAGGAGGAAATCTAGAGAGATGGTCCAAACGTATGTTGATCAACCAACCGTTCCTAAACTGGTGGAGAAACTGACCCAGCTGAGAACTATTGAAACTGGCTTAAGTGCAGTGTATTCCTTGTCGTGCATGGAAAACAGCGAGTTGTGGGTCCATGGAACAGACAATTCGATCGTGCGAATCGACAGACGAAACAAGAAATTAGAACGAATCAAAACGATGTCTTTTGACGGAAACGTTGGAATAACATTAAACGGAGAAGGAGAACTTGTATACACGGATTTTGAAGACAGAAGCGTGAACATCTTGAAGAAGTCACAGACTCATGCAGTTATAAGATTGTCAGGGTGGAAACCAAGGGACGTTTGTGTGACAATGGAAGGGGATTTGCTGGTCAGTATGAGCAGCGATGACGAACACAGAGCAAGAGTTGTGAAATATAGGGGTACGAAGTCTGTACAAGAGTACCATCATGACCTCAAAGGACGGCCATTGCTTCCCGCGGGAGACACAGCTCTTCACGTAACAGAGAACAAGAATTGGGACGTCTGTGTGGCGGTTACCTCCGCGCAAGTGGTCGTGGTCTTGAACGGGCTTGGGGCTGTCAGGTTCAAATACAGCGACAAGTCTGGAAAGAAAGAGTTTCGTCCAATGGGATTAGCCACTGATAGTCAGTGCCATATTCTGGTCACCGATTATTTCAACAGTCGCGTGCAAGTCATCGACAAGAATGGAAAATTATTACGTAACATTGAAGGACACGGTATTTATCTGCCATTGAGTGTCTGTGTCTGCAATTACGATACCATATACATCGGTGACAGCACGGGCAAAATTAAGCAGATACAGCACTTGAAATGA